Proteins encoded in a region of the Rutidosis leptorrhynchoides isolate AG116_Rl617_1_P2 chromosome 9, CSIRO_AGI_Rlap_v1, whole genome shotgun sequence genome:
- the LOC139865585 gene encoding ras-related protein RABD2a-like, producing MNHEYDYLFKLLLIGDSGVGKSCLLLRFADDSYLDSYISTIGVDFKIRTVEQDGKTIKLQIWDTAGQERFRTITSSYYRGAHGIIIVYDVTDLESFNNVKQWLSEIDRYASENVNKLLVGNKCDLTESRAVSYDTAKEFADSIGIPFMETSAKDATNVEQAFMAMSADIKNRMASQPGANSARPPSVQLKGQPVGEKGGCCST from the exons ATGAATCACGAATA TGATTACTTGTTCAAGCTTTTGCTGATTGGGGACTCAGGTGTTGGCAAATCTTGTTTACTGCTTAGATTTGCT GATGACTCGTACCTTGACAGCTACATCAGCACAATTGGTGTGGACTTT AAAATCCGTACCGTGGAGCAGGATGGAAAAACCATTAAGCTTCAAATT TGGGACACGGCTGGACAAGAAAGGTTCAGGACAATTACTAGTAGCTACTACCGTGGGGCCCATGGCATTATA ATAGTTTATGATGTCACTGACCTAGAAAGCTTCAACAATGTTAAGCAATGGTTGAGTGAAATTGATCGCTATGCAAGTGAAAATGTGAATAAACTTCTTGTTGGAAACAAATGTGATCTTACTGAAAGCAGAGCTGTATCGTATGACACTGCTAAG GAATTTGCGGACAGTATCGGGATTCCATTTATGGAAACTAGTGCGAAAGATGCTACTAATGTTGAACAGGCTTTCATGGCCATGTCTGCTGATATCAAAAACAG GATGGCTAGCCAGCCTGGTGCAAACAGCGCAAGGCCACCGTCTGTGCAGCTTAAGGGTCAACCTGTTGGGGAAAAAGGTGGTTGCTGCTCCACTTAG
- the LOC139867377 gene encoding polycomb group protein EMBRYONIC FLOWER 2-like isoform X1 encodes MPGITLAARKSMNSVCSCSLSRDQMCRRGHLVQLSAEEEIAAEESLAVYCKPVELYNIIQRRTIRNPLFLQRCLHYKLQAKNKRRQECYNRKIQISVSVSGAIDDGMDTQSLFPFYVLLARQLSTANVERSAVYRFSHACKLTTFGGAETSSSARAKYILPEISKLSAEVKSGSLAMLLVSCVDITNPQGIDLTEDRIFSASSNFGGYCLLGKIPLDLLHLERSPNLSLGGRAETRSTVSMRSCYMKLSGLDEEKCVSFQFPHNSEAVSILQQVPLFISAEELGAKDISAYDLYSYSDIPDDALPHIMRLRTGNVIFNYKYYNDTMQRTEVTEDYTCPFCLVRCASYKGLRFHLTSSHDLFNFEFWVNEDYQVVNVSVKVDINKFEFGVVGVADPRKEAFSFCHRPLRRRKLKCRSKNENRVQSLPMDSDVPEVANCISNANSVSVTEPDSVHSVSGSNLTPPTMLQFAKTRKLSIERSDPRSRALLQKRQFFHSHRAQPMAMEQILADEDSEDEVDDDVADLEDRRMLDDFVDVTEDEKHMMHLWNSFIRKQRVLADSHTPWACEAFSKLHGQEFAQNPPLLWCWKVFMIKLWNHGLLDQRAMNNCNLILEQYQDIDTASVIS; translated from the exons ATGCCTGGCATAACCTTAGCTGCTCGAAAATCCAT GAATTCTGTTTGCAGTTGCAGTCTATCTAGAGATCAGATGTGTCGTCGAGGACATCTTGTACAGCTGTCAGCGGAAGAAGAAATTGCAGCTGAAGAAAGCCTTGCAGTTTACTGCAAGCCTGTGGAATTATACAACATTATTCAGCGACGGACAATTAGAAAT CCATTATTTCTTCAGAGATGCTTGCATTACAAATTACAAGCGAAGAACAAAAGAAGGCAAGAATGCTACAACAGAAA GATTCAGATATCAGTTTCTGTATCTGGAGCTATTGATGATGGAATGGATACTCAGAGCCTATTTCCCTTTTACGTATTGCTAGCGAGGCAACTTTCTACTGCAAACGTGGAG CGTTCAGCTGTTTACCGCTTTAGTCATGCTTGTAAATTGACCACTTTTGGTGGAGCTGAGACTTCGAGTTCTGCTAGAGCCAAATATATTCTCCCTGAAATTAGCAAATTATCAGCGGAGGTCAAATCTGGGTCTCTTGCCATGTTGTTGGTGAGCTGCG TTGATATCACCAACCCTCAAGGAATTGATCTAACTGAGGACCGTATATTTTCTGCTTCAT CAAATTTTGGTGGATACTGCTTACTGGGAAAGATACCATTGGATTTACTTCATCTGGAGAGATCTCCAAACTTAAGTTTGGGGGGGAGAGCTGAGACGAGGTCAACTGTTAGCATGCGTTCATGCTATATGAAG TTGAGTGGTTTGGATGAGGAAAAATGTGTCTCTTTTCAGTTTCCACACAATTCAGAAGCTGTG AGTATATTGCAGCAAGTACCACTCTTCATCTCTGCAGAGGAGCTTGGTGCAAAAGATATATCAGCGTACGATCTGTATTCGTACAGTGATATACCTGACGATGCCCTGCCTCATATTATGAG GTTGAGAACTGGAAATGTCATTTTCAACTACAAGTACTACAATGATACAATGCAGAGGACTGAAG TTACTGAAGATTATACGTGTCCATTCTGCTTGGTGAGATGTGCAAGTTATAAG GGTCTGAGATTTCATCTGACTTCGTCGCATGATCTATTTAACTTTGAGTTCTGG GTAAATGAAGATTATCAAGTCGTAAATGTATCTGTGAAGGTTGATATAAATAAATTTGAG TTTGGCGTTGTTGGTGTTGCCGATCCCAGAAAAGAGGCATTTTCATTTTG CCATAGGCCATTGAGACGCAGGAAGCTGAAGTGCCGAAGTAAAAATGAAAATCGCGTGCAGTCGCTTCCAATGGACTCAG ATGTTCCAGAGGTTGCAAATTGTATATCAAATGCTAATAGTGTTTCAGTTACTGAACCGGATTCTGTACATTCCGTATCTGGAAGCAACCTTACACCTCCAACGATGCTGCAGTTTGCAAAGACAAGGAAGTTATCTATTGAACGTTCTGATCCTAGAAG CCGAGCACTCTTGCAGAAGCGGCAGTTCTTTCACTCACACAGAGCTCAG CCAATGGCTATGGAGCAAATTTTAGCCGATGAAGACAGTGAAGATGAAGTCGATGACGATGTTGCAGATCTTGAAGATAGACGG ATGCTTGATGACTTTGTTGATGTCACCGAAGATGAAAAGCATATGATGCATCTCTGGAACTCCTTCATTCGAAAACAACG GGTGCTGGCTGATAGTCATACTCCATGGGCATGTGAAGCCTTTTCAAAATTGCATGGACAAGAGTTTGCACAGAACCCACCACTTCTCTG GTGCTGGAAAGTATTCATGATTAAACTATGGAACCATGGTCTTCTTGACCAACGAGCCATGAACAACTGCAACCTAATTCTTGAACAGTATCAAGACATTGATACTGCTTCAGTTATAAGCTAA
- the LOC139867377 gene encoding polycomb group protein EMBRYONIC FLOWER 2-like isoform X3 codes for MPGITLAARKSMNSVCSCSLSRDQMCRRGHLVQLSAEEEIAAEESLAVYCKPVELYNIIQRRTIRNPLFLQRCLHYKLQAKNKRRIQISVSVSGAIDDGMDTQSLFPFYVLLARQLSTANVERSAVYRFSHACKLTTFGGAETSSSARAKYILPEISKLSAEVKSGSLAMLLVSCVDITNPQGIDLTEDRIFSASSNFGGYCLLGKIPLDLLHLERSPNLSLGGRAETRSTVSMRSCYMKLSGLDEEKCVSFQFPHNSEAVSILQQVPLFISAEELGAKDISAYDLYSYSDIPDDALPHIMRLRTGNVIFNYKYYNDTMQRTEVTEDYTCPFCLVRCASYKGLRFHLTSSHDLFNFEFWVNEDYQVVNVSVKVDINKFEFGVVGVADPRKEAFSFCHRPLRRRKLKCRSKNENRVQSLPMDSDVPEVANCISNANSVSVTEPDSVHSVSGSNLTPPTMLQFAKTRKLSIERSDPRSRALLQKRQFFHSHRAQPMAMEQILADEDSEDEVDDDVADLEDRRMLDDFVDVTEDEKHMMHLWNSFIRKQRVLADSHTPWACEAFSKLHGQEFAQNPPLLWCWKVFMIKLWNHGLLDQRAMNNCNLILEQYQDIDTASVIS; via the exons ATGCCTGGCATAACCTTAGCTGCTCGAAAATCCAT GAATTCTGTTTGCAGTTGCAGTCTATCTAGAGATCAGATGTGTCGTCGAGGACATCTTGTACAGCTGTCAGCGGAAGAAGAAATTGCAGCTGAAGAAAGCCTTGCAGTTTACTGCAAGCCTGTGGAATTATACAACATTATTCAGCGACGGACAATTAGAAAT CCATTATTTCTTCAGAGATGCTTGCATTACAAATTACAAGCGAAGAACAAAAGAAG GATTCAGATATCAGTTTCTGTATCTGGAGCTATTGATGATGGAATGGATACTCAGAGCCTATTTCCCTTTTACGTATTGCTAGCGAGGCAACTTTCTACTGCAAACGTGGAG CGTTCAGCTGTTTACCGCTTTAGTCATGCTTGTAAATTGACCACTTTTGGTGGAGCTGAGACTTCGAGTTCTGCTAGAGCCAAATATATTCTCCCTGAAATTAGCAAATTATCAGCGGAGGTCAAATCTGGGTCTCTTGCCATGTTGTTGGTGAGCTGCG TTGATATCACCAACCCTCAAGGAATTGATCTAACTGAGGACCGTATATTTTCTGCTTCAT CAAATTTTGGTGGATACTGCTTACTGGGAAAGATACCATTGGATTTACTTCATCTGGAGAGATCTCCAAACTTAAGTTTGGGGGGGAGAGCTGAGACGAGGTCAACTGTTAGCATGCGTTCATGCTATATGAAG TTGAGTGGTTTGGATGAGGAAAAATGTGTCTCTTTTCAGTTTCCACACAATTCAGAAGCTGTG AGTATATTGCAGCAAGTACCACTCTTCATCTCTGCAGAGGAGCTTGGTGCAAAAGATATATCAGCGTACGATCTGTATTCGTACAGTGATATACCTGACGATGCCCTGCCTCATATTATGAG GTTGAGAACTGGAAATGTCATTTTCAACTACAAGTACTACAATGATACAATGCAGAGGACTGAAG TTACTGAAGATTATACGTGTCCATTCTGCTTGGTGAGATGTGCAAGTTATAAG GGTCTGAGATTTCATCTGACTTCGTCGCATGATCTATTTAACTTTGAGTTCTGG GTAAATGAAGATTATCAAGTCGTAAATGTATCTGTGAAGGTTGATATAAATAAATTTGAG TTTGGCGTTGTTGGTGTTGCCGATCCCAGAAAAGAGGCATTTTCATTTTG CCATAGGCCATTGAGACGCAGGAAGCTGAAGTGCCGAAGTAAAAATGAAAATCGCGTGCAGTCGCTTCCAATGGACTCAG ATGTTCCAGAGGTTGCAAATTGTATATCAAATGCTAATAGTGTTTCAGTTACTGAACCGGATTCTGTACATTCCGTATCTGGAAGCAACCTTACACCTCCAACGATGCTGCAGTTTGCAAAGACAAGGAAGTTATCTATTGAACGTTCTGATCCTAGAAG CCGAGCACTCTTGCAGAAGCGGCAGTTCTTTCACTCACACAGAGCTCAG CCAATGGCTATGGAGCAAATTTTAGCCGATGAAGACAGTGAAGATGAAGTCGATGACGATGTTGCAGATCTTGAAGATAGACGG ATGCTTGATGACTTTGTTGATGTCACCGAAGATGAAAAGCATATGATGCATCTCTGGAACTCCTTCATTCGAAAACAACG GGTGCTGGCTGATAGTCATACTCCATGGGCATGTGAAGCCTTTTCAAAATTGCATGGACAAGAGTTTGCACAGAACCCACCACTTCTCTG GTGCTGGAAAGTATTCATGATTAAACTATGGAACCATGGTCTTCTTGACCAACGAGCCATGAACAACTGCAACCTAATTCTTGAACAGTATCAAGACATTGATACTGCTTCAGTTATAAGCTAA
- the LOC139867377 gene encoding polycomb group protein EMBRYONIC FLOWER 2-like isoform X2, whose protein sequence is MPGITLAARKSICSLSRDQMCRRGHLVQLSAEEEIAAEESLAVYCKPVELYNIIQRRTIRNPLFLQRCLHYKLQAKNKRRQECYNRKIQISVSVSGAIDDGMDTQSLFPFYVLLARQLSTANVERSAVYRFSHACKLTTFGGAETSSSARAKYILPEISKLSAEVKSGSLAMLLVSCVDITNPQGIDLTEDRIFSASSNFGGYCLLGKIPLDLLHLERSPNLSLGGRAETRSTVSMRSCYMKLSGLDEEKCVSFQFPHNSEAVSILQQVPLFISAEELGAKDISAYDLYSYSDIPDDALPHIMRLRTGNVIFNYKYYNDTMQRTEVTEDYTCPFCLVRCASYKGLRFHLTSSHDLFNFEFWVNEDYQVVNVSVKVDINKFEFGVVGVADPRKEAFSFCHRPLRRRKLKCRSKNENRVQSLPMDSDVPEVANCISNANSVSVTEPDSVHSVSGSNLTPPTMLQFAKTRKLSIERSDPRSRALLQKRQFFHSHRAQPMAMEQILADEDSEDEVDDDVADLEDRRMLDDFVDVTEDEKHMMHLWNSFIRKQRVLADSHTPWACEAFSKLHGQEFAQNPPLLWCWKVFMIKLWNHGLLDQRAMNNCNLILEQYQDIDTASVIS, encoded by the exons ATGCCTGGCATAACCTTAGCTGCTCGAAAATCCAT TTGCAGTCTATCTAGAGATCAGATGTGTCGTCGAGGACATCTTGTACAGCTGTCAGCGGAAGAAGAAATTGCAGCTGAAGAAAGCCTTGCAGTTTACTGCAAGCCTGTGGAATTATACAACATTATTCAGCGACGGACAATTAGAAAT CCATTATTTCTTCAGAGATGCTTGCATTACAAATTACAAGCGAAGAACAAAAGAAGGCAAGAATGCTACAACAGAAA GATTCAGATATCAGTTTCTGTATCTGGAGCTATTGATGATGGAATGGATACTCAGAGCCTATTTCCCTTTTACGTATTGCTAGCGAGGCAACTTTCTACTGCAAACGTGGAG CGTTCAGCTGTTTACCGCTTTAGTCATGCTTGTAAATTGACCACTTTTGGTGGAGCTGAGACTTCGAGTTCTGCTAGAGCCAAATATATTCTCCCTGAAATTAGCAAATTATCAGCGGAGGTCAAATCTGGGTCTCTTGCCATGTTGTTGGTGAGCTGCG TTGATATCACCAACCCTCAAGGAATTGATCTAACTGAGGACCGTATATTTTCTGCTTCAT CAAATTTTGGTGGATACTGCTTACTGGGAAAGATACCATTGGATTTACTTCATCTGGAGAGATCTCCAAACTTAAGTTTGGGGGGGAGAGCTGAGACGAGGTCAACTGTTAGCATGCGTTCATGCTATATGAAG TTGAGTGGTTTGGATGAGGAAAAATGTGTCTCTTTTCAGTTTCCACACAATTCAGAAGCTGTG AGTATATTGCAGCAAGTACCACTCTTCATCTCTGCAGAGGAGCTTGGTGCAAAAGATATATCAGCGTACGATCTGTATTCGTACAGTGATATACCTGACGATGCCCTGCCTCATATTATGAG GTTGAGAACTGGAAATGTCATTTTCAACTACAAGTACTACAATGATACAATGCAGAGGACTGAAG TTACTGAAGATTATACGTGTCCATTCTGCTTGGTGAGATGTGCAAGTTATAAG GGTCTGAGATTTCATCTGACTTCGTCGCATGATCTATTTAACTTTGAGTTCTGG GTAAATGAAGATTATCAAGTCGTAAATGTATCTGTGAAGGTTGATATAAATAAATTTGAG TTTGGCGTTGTTGGTGTTGCCGATCCCAGAAAAGAGGCATTTTCATTTTG CCATAGGCCATTGAGACGCAGGAAGCTGAAGTGCCGAAGTAAAAATGAAAATCGCGTGCAGTCGCTTCCAATGGACTCAG ATGTTCCAGAGGTTGCAAATTGTATATCAAATGCTAATAGTGTTTCAGTTACTGAACCGGATTCTGTACATTCCGTATCTGGAAGCAACCTTACACCTCCAACGATGCTGCAGTTTGCAAAGACAAGGAAGTTATCTATTGAACGTTCTGATCCTAGAAG CCGAGCACTCTTGCAGAAGCGGCAGTTCTTTCACTCACACAGAGCTCAG CCAATGGCTATGGAGCAAATTTTAGCCGATGAAGACAGTGAAGATGAAGTCGATGACGATGTTGCAGATCTTGAAGATAGACGG ATGCTTGATGACTTTGTTGATGTCACCGAAGATGAAAAGCATATGATGCATCTCTGGAACTCCTTCATTCGAAAACAACG GGTGCTGGCTGATAGTCATACTCCATGGGCATGTGAAGCCTTTTCAAAATTGCATGGACAAGAGTTTGCACAGAACCCACCACTTCTCTG GTGCTGGAAAGTATTCATGATTAAACTATGGAACCATGGTCTTCTTGACCAACGAGCCATGAACAACTGCAACCTAATTCTTGAACAGTATCAAGACATTGATACTGCTTCAGTTATAAGCTAA
- the LOC139867377 gene encoding polycomb group protein EMBRYONIC FLOWER 2-like isoform X4 has protein sequence MPGITLAARKSICSLSRDQMCRRGHLVQLSAEEEIAAEESLAVYCKPVELYNIIQRRTIRNPLFLQRCLHYKLQAKNKRRIQISVSVSGAIDDGMDTQSLFPFYVLLARQLSTANVERSAVYRFSHACKLTTFGGAETSSSARAKYILPEISKLSAEVKSGSLAMLLVSCVDITNPQGIDLTEDRIFSASSNFGGYCLLGKIPLDLLHLERSPNLSLGGRAETRSTVSMRSCYMKLSGLDEEKCVSFQFPHNSEAVSILQQVPLFISAEELGAKDISAYDLYSYSDIPDDALPHIMRLRTGNVIFNYKYYNDTMQRTEVTEDYTCPFCLVRCASYKGLRFHLTSSHDLFNFEFWVNEDYQVVNVSVKVDINKFEFGVVGVADPRKEAFSFCHRPLRRRKLKCRSKNENRVQSLPMDSDVPEVANCISNANSVSVTEPDSVHSVSGSNLTPPTMLQFAKTRKLSIERSDPRSRALLQKRQFFHSHRAQPMAMEQILADEDSEDEVDDDVADLEDRRMLDDFVDVTEDEKHMMHLWNSFIRKQRVLADSHTPWACEAFSKLHGQEFAQNPPLLWCWKVFMIKLWNHGLLDQRAMNNCNLILEQYQDIDTASVIS, from the exons ATGCCTGGCATAACCTTAGCTGCTCGAAAATCCAT TTGCAGTCTATCTAGAGATCAGATGTGTCGTCGAGGACATCTTGTACAGCTGTCAGCGGAAGAAGAAATTGCAGCTGAAGAAAGCCTTGCAGTTTACTGCAAGCCTGTGGAATTATACAACATTATTCAGCGACGGACAATTAGAAAT CCATTATTTCTTCAGAGATGCTTGCATTACAAATTACAAGCGAAGAACAAAAGAAG GATTCAGATATCAGTTTCTGTATCTGGAGCTATTGATGATGGAATGGATACTCAGAGCCTATTTCCCTTTTACGTATTGCTAGCGAGGCAACTTTCTACTGCAAACGTGGAG CGTTCAGCTGTTTACCGCTTTAGTCATGCTTGTAAATTGACCACTTTTGGTGGAGCTGAGACTTCGAGTTCTGCTAGAGCCAAATATATTCTCCCTGAAATTAGCAAATTATCAGCGGAGGTCAAATCTGGGTCTCTTGCCATGTTGTTGGTGAGCTGCG TTGATATCACCAACCCTCAAGGAATTGATCTAACTGAGGACCGTATATTTTCTGCTTCAT CAAATTTTGGTGGATACTGCTTACTGGGAAAGATACCATTGGATTTACTTCATCTGGAGAGATCTCCAAACTTAAGTTTGGGGGGGAGAGCTGAGACGAGGTCAACTGTTAGCATGCGTTCATGCTATATGAAG TTGAGTGGTTTGGATGAGGAAAAATGTGTCTCTTTTCAGTTTCCACACAATTCAGAAGCTGTG AGTATATTGCAGCAAGTACCACTCTTCATCTCTGCAGAGGAGCTTGGTGCAAAAGATATATCAGCGTACGATCTGTATTCGTACAGTGATATACCTGACGATGCCCTGCCTCATATTATGAG GTTGAGAACTGGAAATGTCATTTTCAACTACAAGTACTACAATGATACAATGCAGAGGACTGAAG TTACTGAAGATTATACGTGTCCATTCTGCTTGGTGAGATGTGCAAGTTATAAG GGTCTGAGATTTCATCTGACTTCGTCGCATGATCTATTTAACTTTGAGTTCTGG GTAAATGAAGATTATCAAGTCGTAAATGTATCTGTGAAGGTTGATATAAATAAATTTGAG TTTGGCGTTGTTGGTGTTGCCGATCCCAGAAAAGAGGCATTTTCATTTTG CCATAGGCCATTGAGACGCAGGAAGCTGAAGTGCCGAAGTAAAAATGAAAATCGCGTGCAGTCGCTTCCAATGGACTCAG ATGTTCCAGAGGTTGCAAATTGTATATCAAATGCTAATAGTGTTTCAGTTACTGAACCGGATTCTGTACATTCCGTATCTGGAAGCAACCTTACACCTCCAACGATGCTGCAGTTTGCAAAGACAAGGAAGTTATCTATTGAACGTTCTGATCCTAGAAG CCGAGCACTCTTGCAGAAGCGGCAGTTCTTTCACTCACACAGAGCTCAG CCAATGGCTATGGAGCAAATTTTAGCCGATGAAGACAGTGAAGATGAAGTCGATGACGATGTTGCAGATCTTGAAGATAGACGG ATGCTTGATGACTTTGTTGATGTCACCGAAGATGAAAAGCATATGATGCATCTCTGGAACTCCTTCATTCGAAAACAACG GGTGCTGGCTGATAGTCATACTCCATGGGCATGTGAAGCCTTTTCAAAATTGCATGGACAAGAGTTTGCACAGAACCCACCACTTCTCTG GTGCTGGAAAGTATTCATGATTAAACTATGGAACCATGGTCTTCTTGACCAACGAGCCATGAACAACTGCAACCTAATTCTTGAACAGTATCAAGACATTGATACTGCTTCAGTTATAAGCTAA